The following are from one region of the Hemibagrus wyckioides isolate EC202008001 linkage group LG24, SWU_Hwy_1.0, whole genome shotgun sequence genome:
- the LOC131344869 gene encoding protein asteroid homolog 1-like isoform X1: protein MGVYGLTSYVEGNQQFFTDLKLRNTLLVIDGCSLYFRLYFTTGLDQKRGGDYDAFANVVHRFFATLSSCNVSPFVVLDGGMDETDKKFKTLRERAQSKIHEAHNLSRGCHGSVLPLLTREVFRQVLCELGVPLVQCISEADFEIASLAHQWQCPVLTSDSDFYIFDLCGGYLPMNFFEWENVCSKASEPYIPARRFTVNRFCSHFNHMNKQLLPLFAVISGNDYTHAKTTETFFSRVKLPTVLRRRGSQLNTRIEGFLLWLSVFTSPVAALEEVLEILGGKQKGNLRKQITAGIQDYQLPSTSSLAQFFSNSQLHTYDLQKLPAALMSQPEWLLKQITSGRLPPLALDILVLRRAILIAQVENSRLPSSHEASLKIRKMIYGLLLLRNVMQGNAGCGQRGRGRGGMKREGMTDQAQSASCVVEEYDRLELNLRRTTVEVQLPTQLPQLSLNTLDQVAISVRRRVLLGTLGVMEQVLQPVEPHLHLPVCVTYFWVHSSKPKPSPSLLQCVLLGLVYGEVCRCRSMFRDPVQACASAAIVCQRLDQLRIHPSQRSGVDLGVAHSLSQWQSCMWAGIYLNQLMCFPVPEPHCAWLFSGTLLHGLEAVLRRGQQCPESLLAAAPVALQLYSTLFGVIQGFVVHHQAAQHIAPFPAATAGPSRPRGKGRRQRGSVGPGRRRGRRGGVAAGGDLNNRFGMLTCEDESDEV, encoded by the exons ATGGGGGTGTACGGCCTGACGAGTTATGTAGAAGGAAACCAGCAGTTTTTCACAGATCTGAAGCTGAGGAACACCCTTCTTGTGATTGATGGCTGCAGTCTGTATTTCCGTCTGTACTTTACCACTGGCTTGGACCAGAAAAGGGGAGGGGACTATGATGCATTTGCTAATGTGGTTCACCGTTTTTTTGCCACACTGTCTTCATGCAACGTGAGTCCATTTGTGGTTTTAGATGGTGGAATGGACGAGACCGATAAGAAGTTCAAAACCCTGCGCGAGCGAGCTCAGAGTAAAATACACGAAGCCCATAACCTGTCCCGAGGGTGTCATGGCAGTGTTCTGCCCCTGCTTACACGTGAAGTCTTCAGGCAAGTCCTCTGTGAACTTGGTGTACCCTTGGTGCAGTGTATCTCTGAAGCTGACTTTGAGATTGCCTCTCTAGCACATCAGTGGCAATGTCCAGTCCTGACCAGTGACAGTGACTTTTACATCTTTGATTTGTGTGGTGGCTACCTGCCCATGAATTTTTTTGAGTGGGAAAATGTTTGCAGTAAGGCCTCAGAGCCTTACATTCCTGCCCGTCGATTCACCGTTAACCGCTTTTGCTCACACTTCAACCACATGAACAAGCAGCTGCTGCCGCTGTTTGCTGTCATCAGCGGCAATGACTACACGCATGCAAAAACCACAGAGACCTTCTTCAGCCGAGTGAAATTACCGACAGTACTGAGACGGAGGGGAAGCCAATTAAACACCCGGATTGAAGGCTTTTTGCTCTGGCTGTCGGTGTTTACCAGCCCTGTGGCTGCACTAGAGGAAGTGCTAGAGATCCTGGGAGGCAAGCAGAAAGGCAACCTCCGGAAGCAAATCACAGCAGGGATTCAGGACTATCAGCTTCCATCTACCAGCAGTCTGGCCCAGTTCTTCTCAAACAGTCAACTACATACATATGATCTGCAGAAGCTTCCAGCAGCATTGATGTCACAGCCAGAGTGGCTCTTGAAGCAGATCACGTCAGGTCGGCTGCCCCCTCTGGCGCTGGATATTCTGGTGCTCCGGAGAGCCATTTTGATAGCTCAGGTAGAGAATAGTCGTCTGCCTAGTAGTCATGAAGCCTCACTGAAAATTCGCAAGATGATCTATGGCCTGCTCCTTCTCAGGAATGTGATGCAGGGTAATGCTGGTTGTGGACAGAGGGGTAGAGGACGGGGAGGAATGAAGAGAGAAGGGATGACTGATCAGGCTCAGAGTGCCTCGTGTGTTGTGGAGGAGTATGACAGGCTTGAGCTCAATCTAAGGAGAACCACAGTGGAGGTTCAGCTACCCACACAGCTTCCACAGCTGAGCCTGAACACTTTAGACCAG GTGGCCATATCTGTGAGGCGCAGGGTGTTGTTAGGTACTCTAGGGGTGATGGAGCAGGTGCTGCAGCCTGTTGAACCACATCTCCACCTGCCGGTGTGTGTGACATATTTTTGGGTTCATTCCTCCAAACCAAAGCCCAGCCCctcactgctgcagtgtgtgctGCTAGGGCTAGTGTATGGTGAAGTCTGCAGATGCAGGTCCATGTTTCGAG ATCCAGTGCAGGCGTGTGCTTCTGCTGCCATCGTCTGCCAGAGATTAGACCAACTGAGAATTCACCCCAGTCAAAGGAGTGGTGTAGACTTGGGTGTGGCTCATTCTCTTAGCCAATGGCAGTCTTGTATGTGGGCGGGGATTTACCTGAACCAGCTGATGTGTTTCCCGGTCCCTGAGCCTCACTGTGCCTG GCTGTTCAGTGGTACTTTGCTGCATGGATTAGAGGCTGTACTGAGAAGAGGTCAGCAGTGTCCTGAGTCCTTGCTGGCTGCTGCCCCTGTTGCCCTGCAGCTCTACTCCACCCTGTTTGGGGTCATACAGGGGTTTGTTGTCCACCACCAGGCTGCCCAACACATTGCACCGTTTCCAGCAGCAACAGCAGGACCCAGCAGGCCGAGAGGAAAGGGCAGACGGCAGCGGGGTTCTGTTGGCCCAGGGAGGCGGAGAGGACGTCGAGGGGGCGTGGCTGCTGGTGGTGATTTGAATAACAGGTTTGGGATGCTCACCTGTGAGGACGAGTCAGATGAGGTGTGA
- the LOC131344869 gene encoding acetylcholinesterase collagenic tail peptide-like isoform X2 has translation MALVRFGLQLQILLYSISGLSSSNFNNQLPSPTVLVQVLKRFDPCCLQTPPPPPLFPPPPSVWRRGQVFEESVEVERGREHDEEDVIQHCLPGPPGPPGPAGPPGQDGIPGVQGPKGDKGDIGRPGSKGRTGRPGLPGRPGSAGWPGPDGPKGEKGDHGLAGEPGMRGPVGAKGLPGYKGEKGSQGELGVPGPKGDKGESGHASMLGQKGETGPKGEAGTSGTRGSTGRPGKRGKQGSKGETGRIGPMGLAGSPGPSGQPGAPGLPASVLYVGGEKGEMGVPGSPGQCDCSSFDANGPASASLQRRNKHTKVSAIFVVNSEKELNDLHTDNTLAFCKEQKSLYFKDTDSWKPIQLLSDHAMERKRRGAWTCGDGVVQPLNGEECDDGNKVVTDECVGCRKAYCGDGYRQHGAEECDGKDFGYQTCRTYIPGTFGQLRCTNSCSINSTDCKYIT, from the exons ATGGCTCTGGTGAGATTTGGACTACAGCTCCAGATCCTGCTTTACTCCATCTCAGGGCTGTCATCCAGCAACTTTAATAACCAGCTCCCTTCACCTACAG TGCTGGTTCAAGTCCTGAAAAGATTCGACCCATGTTGCCTACAGACTCCGCCCCCGCCCCCCCTGTTCCCACCCCCGCCCAGCGTGTGGAGAAgaggtcag GTGTTTGAAGAATCTGTGGAGgttgaaagaggaagagaacatgatgaagaggatgtgATTCAGCATTGTCTGCCTGGACCTCCTGGACCACCAGGCCCTGCTGGACCACCG GGCCAGGATGGCATTCCAGGAGTACAGGGGCCCAAGGGAGATAAG GGAGATATTGGCCGACCCGGGTCGAAG ggtCGCACTGGCCGGCCTGGTCTTCCTGGAAGGCCAGGCTCTGCAGGATGGCCCGGGCCTGATGGACCCAAA GGAGAGAAGGGAGACCATGGCCTGGCGGGAGAGCCTGGGATGAGAGGACCAGTGGGAGCTAAG GGCCTGCCTGGATACAAAGGAGAGAAG GGCTCACAAGGGGAACTGGGAGTACCAGGGCCAAAGGGAGATAAG ggtgaaAGCGGACATGCTAGCATGCTGGGACAGAAG GGTGAAACAGGACCTAAGGGAGAGGCAGGTACTTCGGGGACGCGAGGTTCGACAGGACGCCCAGGCAAAAGAGGAAAGCAG GGATCTAAAGGAGAGACTGGTCGAATAGGACCCATGGGACTAGCAGGTTCTCCAGGACCCAGTGGACAACCAGGAGCCCCTGGACTACCTGCTTCAG tGCTGTATGTAGGGGGTGAGAAAGGTGAGATGGGGGTTCCAGGTTCTCCAGGACAATGTGACTGCAGCTCCTTTGATGCTAATGGACCTGCTAGTGCTTCACTGCAGCGccgtaacaaacacactaaagtTTCAGCG aTATTTGTGGTCAACTCTGAGAAGGAACTGAACGACCTCCACACAGATAACACTCTGGCTTTCTGCAAAGAGCAGAAATCTCTCTACTTTAAAGACACGGACAGCTGGAAACCCATTCAG CTGCTCTCAGATCATGCgatggagaggaagaggagaggagcaTGGACATGTGGGGATGGAGTGGTGCAACCGCTCAACGGAGAGGAGTGTGACGATGGAAACAAAGTGGTGACTGATGAGTGTGTGG GCTGCAGGAAGGCTTACTGTGGAGATGGATATCGCCAGCACGGtgctgaggagtgtgatggaaAGGACTTTGGCTATCAGACCTGCAGGACATACATTCCAGG GACGTTCGGACAGCTCAGATGCACCAATTCCTGCAGCATCAACTCAACCGACTGCAAGTACATCACCTGA
- the LOC131344869 gene encoding protein asteroid homolog 1-like isoform X3: protein MGVYGLTSYVEGNQQFFTDLKLRNTLLVIDGCSLYFRLYFTTGLDQKRGGDYDAFANVVHRFFATLSSCNVSPFVVLDGGMDETDKKFKTLRERAQSKIHEAHNLSRGCHGSVLPLLTREVFRQVLCELGVPLVQCISEADFEIASLAHQWQCPVLTSDSDFYIFDLCGGYLPMNFFEWENVCSKASEPYIPARRFTVNRFCSHFNHMNKQLLPLFAVISGNDYTHAKTTETFFSRVKLPTVLRRRGSQLNTRIEGFLLWLSVFTSPVAALEEVLEILGGKQKGNLRKQITAGIQDYQLPSTSSLAQFFSNSQLHTYDLQKLPAALMSQPEWLLKQITSGRLPPLALDILVLRRAILIAQECDAG, encoded by the exons ATGGGGGTGTACGGCCTGACGAGTTATGTAGAAGGAAACCAGCAGTTTTTCACAGATCTGAAGCTGAGGAACACCCTTCTTGTGATTGATGGCTGCAGTCTGTATTTCCGTCTGTACTTTACCACTGGCTTGGACCAGAAAAGGGGAGGGGACTATGATGCATTTGCTAATGTGGTTCACCGTTTTTTTGCCACACTGTCTTCATGCAACGTGAGTCCATTTGTGGTTTTAGATGGTGGAATGGACGAGACCGATAAGAAGTTCAAAACCCTGCGCGAGCGAGCTCAGAGTAAAATACACGAAGCCCATAACCTGTCCCGAGGGTGTCATGGCAGTGTTCTGCCCCTGCTTACACGTGAAGTCTTCAGGCAAGTCCTCTGTGAACTTGGTGTACCCTTGGTGCAGTGTATCTCTGAAGCTGACTTTGAGATTGCCTCTCTAGCACATCAGTGGCAATGTCCAGTCCTGACCAGTGACAGTGACTTTTACATCTTTGATTTGTGTGGTGGCTACCTGCCCATGAATTTTTTTGAGTGGGAAAATGTTTGCAGTAAGGCCTCAGAGCCTTACATTCCTGCCCGTCGATTCACCGTTAACCGCTTTTGCTCACACTTCAACCACATGAACAAGCAGCTGCTGCCGCTGTTTGCTGTCATCAGCGGCAATGACTACACGCATGCAAAAACCACAGAGACCTTCTTCAGCCGAGTGAAATTACCGACAGTACTGAGACGGAGGGGAAGCCAATTAAACACCCGGATTGAAGGCTTTTTGCTCTGGCTGTCGGTGTTTACCAGCCCTGTGGCTGCACTAGAGGAAGTGCTAGAGATCCTGGGAGGCAAGCAGAAAGGCAACCTCCGGAAGCAAATCACAGCAGGGATTCAGGACTATCAGCTTCCATCTACCAGCAGTCTGGCCCAGTTCTTCTCAAACAGTCAACTACATACATATGATCTGCAGAAGCTTCCAGCAGCATTGATGTCACAGCCAGAGTGGCTCTTGAAGCAGATCACGTCAGGTCGGCTGCCCCCTCTGGCGCTGGATATTCTGGTGCTCCGGAGAGCCATTTTGATAGCTCAG GAATGTGATGCAGGGTAA